In Carcharodon carcharias isolate sCarCar2 unplaced genomic scaffold, sCarCar2.pri scaffold_1242_ctg1, whole genome shotgun sequence, the genomic stretch CCCGGGCCCGGTCCACGTTGGCCGGCATGCCGGTCACCTCGAAGACCGGCTCCTTGTCGCGGCTCGGGGTGACGATGTAGGTGTGCGTCTGCTGCTGGATGCGCTTGATGGTGGCCCCCTTGggccccaccaccagccccaccacccGGTAGGGGACCCGCACCTGGATGGTGGTCTGGCCCGGCAGGTTGGGCGGGACGGGCACAGCTCCGTTCACCGTGCCGTCCTTGTTGCGCGAGGCCCGGATCAGCGAGAAGTGCTCGGCGGCGGAGATGATCTCGCGCCGCGCCATGGCCACGTCCTCCCGCCTCCCTGTCACCACGAAGACCGGCTCCTCCCCGCGCACCGGGGTCTTGATGTAGGTGTTGGTCTTGGCCCGCAAGGCCTTTATCTTGCATCCTGCAACcagcgggcgac encodes the following:
- the LOC121275185 gene encoding RNA-binding protein MEX3B-like encodes the protein CKIKALRAKTNTYIKTPVRGEEPVFVVTGRREDVAMARREIISAAEHFSLIRASRNKDGTVNGAVPVPPNLPGQTTIQVRVPYRVVGLVVGPKGATIKRIQQQTHTYIVTPSRDKEPVFEVTGMPANVDRAREEIEAHIAMRTGGLVELNDENDFHCNGVDAGFGARQHKAWTKPALPAGRKPLSSFRSNGSAAPPDYFYGNVKLAEHHAPFGNGAVYGEPYFGADGRELPAAGMEPAPHLWTHQDL